A genomic segment from Macrobrachium rosenbergii isolate ZJJX-2024 chromosome 30, ASM4041242v1, whole genome shotgun sequence encodes:
- the LOC136855028 gene encoding mitochondrial import inner membrane translocase subunit Tim22, whose translation MATSETNNENAIQAQVRRTLFTPQEIDQIARYLVGNQTRVRENVIIPRTFVPTVIKTKEEKTVEAIFESCPFKAVLSLVAGFVLGGGIGLFTSGITPPNPELPPQTAREVLREMKVSTLSYAKNFAAIGFMFSGVECAIETYRGTTDWKNGTYAGGITGGVLGLRAGLKAGVLGAAGFAVFSFAIDYYFRH comes from the exons ATGGCGACGAGTGAAACAAACAACGAGAACGCTATCCAGGCTCAGGTTAGAAGGACGCTATTTACCCCACAAGAAATAGATCAGATTGCGAGGTACCTCGTTGGCAATCAGaccagagtgagagagaatgtcATCATTCCACGAACTTTCGTACCCACTGTTATTAAGACCAAAGAGGAGAAGACCGTCGAAGCCATATTTGAAAGCTGCCCGTTCAAGGCAGTTCTGTCATTAGTTGCCG GTTTTGTCCTTGGTGGAGGTATTGGTCTGTTCACCTCTGGTATCACACCCCCTAATCCTGAGCTGCCCCCTCAGACAGCAAGAGAA gtgttGAGGGAAATGAAAGTATCAACTCTGTCCTATGCTAAAAACTTTGCTGCAATTGGTTTCATGTTTTCTGGTGTTGAATGCGCCATTGAAACT TATCGAGGGACTACCGACTGGAAGAACGGCACTTACGCTGGAGGAATAACTGGTGGTGTTTTGGGTTTAAGAG CGGGACTCAAGGCTGGTGTACTGGGTGCAGCCGGATTTGCAGTGTTCTCTTTTGCAATTGATTATTACTTCAGGCATTAA